A window of Coturnix japonica isolate 7356 chromosome 2, Coturnix japonica 2.1, whole genome shotgun sequence contains these coding sequences:
- the LOC107309133 gene encoding von Willebrand factor D and EGF domain-containing protein-like, producing the protein MARQAGGSGAPLVLIGLWLWLVLCAIRGSAQYSRGVGRPVSWGPAASCSPRCLHGGLCLGNGTCLCSKGYEGELCQHATCYPKCKNGGECLRPGKCRCPPGYGGRYCHKVSCEGGCQNGGECISVNGVVKCLCASGWTGSRCQEAICPQGCRNNGACVAPGICSCPAGWVGGACHLAVCKLPCQHGGKCIAPNVCRCRLPYSGLQCSKKRKE; encoded by the exons ATGGCGCGGCAGGCCGGGGGCAGCGGAGCGCCCCTCGTGCTAATagggctgtggctgtggctggtGCTGTGCGCCATCCGGGGCAGCGCACAGTACTCCCGCGGGGTGGGCCGGCCCGTCAGCTGGGGCCCGGCAGCGTCCTGCAGCCCACGCTGCCTTCACGGCGGGCTGTGCCTCGGCAACGGCACCTGCCTCTGCTCCAAGGGCTACGAGGGCGAGCTCTGCCAGCACG CAACATGTTACCCAAAATGCAAAAATGGTGGAGAGTGCCTGAGACCTGGAAAATGCCGATGTCCACCTGGCTATGGGGGCAGATACTGTCATAAGG TAAGCTGTGAAGGAGGCTGTCAAAACGGTGGAGAATGCATCTCTGTCAATGGGGTGGTGAAGTGCCTTTGTGCTTCTGGCTGGACAGGATCAAGATGCCAGGAAG CAATTTGCCCTCAAGGTTGCAGGAATAATGGAGCTTGTGTGGCTCCTGGGATTTGTAGCTGTCCAGCTGGATGGGTCGGTGGAGCATGTCACTTAG CTGTATGTAAACTGCCTTGTCAACATGGAGGAAAATGCATAGCTCCGAACGTGTGCAGATGTCGACTGCCCTACTCTGGTCTACAGTGctcaaagaaaaggaaggaatga